ACCTCTTACCTACAAGACACACTGACacagtctttgtttttttctgtcctcCAGCCTCCATGTGTAATTTATATTCCCCTGTTTCGAGCTGACATAGTGTCACTTTCCTAAGAAGACAGTTATAGACAGAAAATCATGTTTCCTTAACGTTATGCctcatatgtttgtgtttgtcaatAGTGTATGATTATTACTGCTTATGGATATTCGTAATGCTTTTTCCTCTTTGGGCAGTTACCTATGCTTTGTTACCCATTCTTCTCTGGtgcatttagttttaattttgttaGGAGCCTCCCAGGTACACTGCTGAAGCACAGGATGGTATGAAATATTGGACTGCAAGCAGGGGTTTGGTGTGGACCAGGCTGGTATGATTTTCCTTTCATCCAGCTGGATAGAAAGGAAACCTTCagctgagacaaaaaaaaaaacaaaaataaaatcaatcaatcaggtGAGTTCAGGGGTATATGCATATATGCACAAAGAGGGAAAGTAATGAAGAGAAATGAGTTTAACTAACCCTGGATGTGAACATGGAcagactttgttttgttttttggaccTCTGCATGTATATGTACCACTGTGGGTGACTTTAACTGATTCAACAAACAGGTATGTCATCACACTTTGATAATGTCTGTTCTCTTTAATGCAGATCTGGAAGACAAACACAGAGTTTTATGATTTGAATGTGAAAAATCAATGCAGCATTTTGTCATATCTTGAAACGCTGTAATTAGCTTCAAGACAATGGTAGTTCAGGTTTATTCAGatcaaaattaaaagaaaattaaataattaattatatATCATTATAGaattattagaatagaatagaatagattagatacTGGTTGTATGAATAATAACTGTACCTCTGATGAGCATGGTATATTGCTGGCAGCCATCGTTTGGTTATCTTTCTCCCACACAGGTGTTGGAAGTGCCCGATGTGTCCGACAGCGAAGCAGTAACGACTCACCAGGACTCAGGGTTACATCAGAAAACTCATTTTTCATAGAGTCAAGGCCTAggtctttgtaaaaaaaaataggccTCAAATCAGGCAAGACTCTACAACAATTATGCATTTTTTATGTGGTCTTTTTGGTTATTTTATGAGACGTAGCCCCTTGCTGGCAGAAAATATACATGTGTGTATCTAATGGATAAAAAAATGAAGTTTCTTGATTCATAAGCTGCAACATGTTCAGCAGTGTGAGGTCCAGAAATTTCACATTGTCAGGAATCCATAATAAATAATTtgccattaaattaaaaaattccCTTACCATAGTCGTATAGTTGGGAGCATTCTTGTTCTTCACCATTGACAGCGCAGCATGTAACTCCTGTATCGGAATATCTGGTGGTACTTATTTTGTTCTCTACCCTGTTACCACTTGCAGGAACATTTTCCCCATCATTGTTTCTGTTAAAAAGGAATTTAAACATTACTCTTATTTGGTAAATGTAGTTACTGTCAGTACGTCATTGTTTAATTTAATATCATTAAGGATGTAATGTGTGTCACATTAGAAAATTTAAGCTATGTAATTAGGGGCAAAGCGCAAGAATTCAAAGAGGTGTGGACACCCTTGATGGACTTTCTCAAGCAGCAATAGATTATACTCATCTGTAAGGCTATTGAGTGTGACAGCTTCCTTTTGTTCTTTGTGtatgccattattattattatttttttggagggggaattattttttattttatttttctcttacacatttttttgtgtgtgtgtgtgtgtgtgtgtgtatgtgtgtatgtgtgtgtgtgtgtgtgtgtgtgtgtgtgtgtgtgtgtgcagtgaggtTAGCTTGCATGTTATTGTGCAGTTAGTGTGGTATGTGTtgatgtgttatgtatgtttttcttctggaaatcaataatttaaaaaaaaggatgtaATGTGTAACATCTTACCCAGACCATTTAATTGAGGGTTTTGGAAAGTCATCAGCAATGCACTTGAAGTAAGGGGACCGACGTGGATCTTCTGCTGGGACCAGAACCAGCCGTGGTTTTGTGGGATGTTCTAGATAAAACCAGATTCCAACCAGAAACAACTGATTTAAGGCAttcaaataagaaataaatatttatCAGCACTCAGTAGTTCAAGTGCAATACTTAGTGCTATACTGAAGTGAGGATGAAGGATAGAGCTGTTACTCACTCATTACAGCATGAAGAGACACCTTTACTGAAGATATGGACCCATTTTCAGTTTCACAGTGCACGGTGTACTCTCCAGAGTCTCTCTCAGAAAGTAATGGTAGAACCATCAGGTCACTTCCATTTCTGGAGAGTTTAAAGGAAAAACTTTAGTAGGtacctgtttttttgttgttgtttttttttacttatacacagaaaagagacagagacataaattcactGACATTGTTTTTACGGGGACTTCTCCTTGAACCCAGTGACAGACAGGATGTCCAGACATGTGGTCCGAGGAGATGACGAGTTTCTGACCAACATACACCTCAATGCTAACAGGACGGGATGCATTCAGAAAATCAGCTGGCACAAAACATACCACCTGAAAAACCAGTCATACCACTCAATTAATCAGTTCCATGTAGAATTCGGTTAATAGGATGATGCCAGGTACTTGTAAGAAGCTTTGATTTATATTCTcaaacacaccacacaaacaAAAAGGATGATTAAACTACACTAAAAACTTCAACACTGACAATTTGTGCCATTTGTATTTCAACATTTGTTAAAAGTGTAATGTTATAGTTTATTTAATCTTGGAAAATACTGAAATAAAGGCTGTATTTGAAATGCAATTGAGAAGACAACATGAAAGAATTCTTTTACAGGAAGAATTACAACAAGACAGCGAGACAAAAAATAGGAAGAAAttcaaattaataataaaaaaaagtttagagTGATTCAGGCAATTCTAATATAACTAGAATGAGGTAAAACAGGAACAGCTACAAATAGAATTAAACTATGGTAATTGGCCTaaggataaaaataaagtatgcttaagttgttgtttttttacacttgtGGTTCCAGGCTGCACAGCAGTAAAACTATATTTCTGAGGAAACAGCTGGCTCTTGCAACATTAAATCATCTGTGggtgaatatataaataacaagGGTAGGTAAAAGATTAGTAAATGGCttataaatacagaaaatacctATCACACAATATGGAGATTTTATTCTGTTGAATTTTGTCTTCTTTCTTAATTGTTTCCATTCATTTCATTAATGTACTAAAACTGTATTTTGAAAACCAATTGGCTTCTTGTATCAGCGGCAAAGTGATGTTTCATTGTGTGTGAATATATTAATGCGGAACAGACGTCAAACTGAGAAACAGAAATGACAAGATAAAGACATGTTTATATCTTTGCTTCCTTTAATATCCTGCAACCAGGTTtaatttctgttctgttctaattCTATACTATGTACTCCAAAGGACCACCTTATTGGTAATTAATCTAGTGTACaggtaaaattatatttttgacATTCATACCAACAAAAAGTATTATGTTCTGTAAAATAAGAGACTAAATGTATGCCCATTTGTGTCTCATGCTGAGTTTGTACTTTCCCAATGATGCATGTCACTATATTCAAATGGAAACTtccaaatttaaacatattttcatatgAACCCACTGGCCCTGATAAAAAATAACACCTCAATTTCACTGTAACTTAGAGTGTTATTTTACCACAGTGTAATCAATATGATTTGGTCAGATAAGACAAGGTGTAAATTTCCCTTACCTCTTTACTGGGTTCACAGGATGGTGTCTGTGCTGAAACACCATCAGAGCAATACACCCCGACAGTGCACAGCAGAAAAACAGcttaaaagacagaaaatatggATATGTATTTTACACTCCTGTTTTGCATGTAGTTTCTGAATAAGAAAATACAAAGACTAAAGAATacagtatttaaaataaatacatgaaaataaaaatataaaaaacaactcTAAAGTAGGATAAGAATTGTTATAAAAATATCTTAAcagctttatttgtgtatttccattGCTACCATATCTTATTATGTGATTATATGCCCCAAGAAAATATTGTTTATACATTTTCTCAAATAGCTCTTCAAACCAGGAAGAACCTAACGTTTTGTTTGAGTACACAGATGCAAGTACATACTGCACATGGTCTGATATTCTAGTTATTTATTACTCCAACAGCACATCATATTACACTTTGTATCAAAGAGTGCACTGGTAAATGTGACATTGCAACCACAGAAAAGCCATTTTTGACCTTTATTGTTCCCCATGCTGAACTGTTGCTTGCAGGAATTAAGACATTTGGTTGTGACAGAGTACAGGTCTTTATAGAGTGTTTACATATTTCACTTcgttttccattatgtaaaataataaatgcatctgTGAAGTAAATAAAATCTATAGATGTAATCAGATAAAATTAGAATATTATTTTCATCCCTAATATTGGAATAAGTTACACTCCTCAGTGAAAGTGTTTCTGCAATATCAGTGAACAACTCATAAATGACAGACTTTCCTAACTCACCCGTAATCATATTTGTGCGCCTCCGTCTTGATGCTGTTCTGTCACATTTCATCAGCTCAGACTGTGAAACTTTGACAAAGATGTGAGCCAGTCCCTTTATAAACAGAGGAAGTATCACATGACTTTGACTAAATAAGTGTCCGCAATATTCATGAGGTTCAAAAATTAAAAGACTAACAAGAAAAAATTCAAACAATTTACAGTATTATACAGGAATAggctaaatatatttttaaaaaaaatttaagacgAAAACGTAGAAAGTCGGAGTTCATGACTGGTGtcatttgtatatattttttaaatttgtcaTAATGTCATACTATGATTATACCATAAAAACTTCACATTTTGGACATGAccaaaaaaatgtattgttttccCCTTAAATTGCACACCTCATGCATTTTGACTAACTATTCTGCCCATATTTTACGTGTGTATGTCTTACTTATTACGTGTTACCGTATTCATATATGTCTGGTTTCCTGAGCTGCCTATGCTCTGCTCAGAtaagtttactttatttgcttTCACATAATGTCAATTAGTGGATTTAATAAACTTCAGTTTTGATACATCTCATGGTGACTGATGGGACAAACataatgccatgtaaataaaTATGACCCAAAAGGCTTCTATTCCCAGGGGACATAATTCATTTATACACACATAGTGCTGCTAGTTCATTCTGCAGCCAGTAAAGTTTGCTCATGCTGTACCCACAATGCAAAGCCATGCTAGCTTGTTCCTAGCAGAGCAGCCTGAACggagcaaaaacaacaacaggctACTCTGAGAGGAAGGCAGCTGCATGGACAGTGAAAACAACGACGACCAGGATTTCACGCATAAAATGGCACTTTCTCAAACCAAATGCACCATAGCCTTATAATGTGAGTACTACCGCGTCTAAACCGTTGTTCACCAGCTTAGTTGATATTAATCCGTTCCTTTAAGGGGGAATAGTTTGCAGGCTAGCTGGCTAGCTGGCTAGCTCTCTGCATCTCTCTATGTTTGAGTGTCTTCCGGCAGCAGCGGCGGCGGCAGCAGCGGTGCCATGAACAGTGGACTCCCAGCTTCAGCTGCTCCGCTTGGGGGTGCCGGGATACCCAATGTCAAGGTGAAGTTTTGCAGATATTACGCGAAGGACAAAACCTGCTTTTATGGAGACGAGTGTCAGTTCCTGCATGAGGATCCGTCCATGGCAGGTCTGCAGCTGCACGGCGGCGGTAGCCCCGTCCCGTTGTCCATGGCTGGGGGTGGCGGGACGCCTGCGGGGTATTCCCTCGGCGGCTCCGCGGCGGCTTGCCAGAGCGGCGGGGGGACCGGTGTGTCCAAAAAGAACGAAACCTTGGGGCCTGCAGGCACGTCTCTGGAGGGGCAGCTGTTAACAAGTGAGTTACAAGGCCTCTCACTGCTGTCTGACTGGGACTTTACTTTAGGGCCTTCCGGGGCTTTGTCAAAATTTAGTCCGAGGATTCATCACGGCCTTTAAAACCCAAAACAATGTGGGTTAACCTCCCATTTTCCTGCCATGCTTATACAGACtgtcgtttgtttgtttgctgctACCTCGCATCTTTCCCATTGGCTGTCCTGTGGGAAGCTCTGTGTAACTGTAACACCAGTTTGATCCATTAACATAACATTAGCCACGCTGTTGCTGCTCTGCCCGGAGGAGGCCTGTGTGACAGCTGTGAGTGGGCAGAAATCCGCGACCCTACAGCGTTAGCTGGTGTAACTAGCTATTAGCCAACTAGCCTTAGCTGGACTAGCACCAAATTGGCCGCTACATCTAACTTAAATACATTTACTCTTAATCCGATGAAAGATTATGAGTTTTAGTGCGGTTTCTTTGCTGGCCTTTCTTTAGCTGTAGTTGATCTGATATGTGTGGCTGTTGTTTATATTAGATTAAGGACAGCTAACATTGGCTAGCAGCTACGCTAGTTGTCCAAAAGGCATTGTTTTGGATTTGTGTTGTCTTATTTTctaagtgtaaacaaacaacacataACAAACACCCCTCGGCATCACAGCTGTTTAAAGCTAACTGCAGCCACTGTTTATCGCTCACCAGTACACCGGTGTTTTCGCTGATAAAATTAGCTGCTTAATGTATCACCCTGGAGCATGCTTCAGTGAGTGGCTCACTacagttttgaaaatgtttacatcttctcGAATTAGCTCTGTGATTGGCTAAGCAAACACGGAGCAGTACTAGGATTATCACGACTCCTTTTCAGTATGGGGCCTGTTTGAGTATAGCATCGTCTTTAAGAAATGTAAATGTAGCTGCAGTTTTTAAAGTAAACTTTGGCTTCTGTCATCCACAGTCCCGGGGATGGAGGGAGCGACCCTGAGTGATGCCAATCTCACCAACTCTTACTTCAGCAGCAGCTTTATTGGGGTCAATGGGTTTGGAAGCCCAGCAGAGTCTAAGTACTCAATGATGCAGGTACTGGACAATTTATAGTTAGGTTTAAAATATGGCTTCACTGATGCAGCTTTGGAAAAAAGTCTGTATGTATTTACATTACCAGCGGTGTTTTTGCAGGTTCTTCCATAAATGCACCAATGAAGTTGAGGCCATAAAATATTTTGAATACAAATTTGAAAGGGCTGCAAATTGATTAGATTTCATTCTTGGTTCAAGCCtgtttaaaatgactaaattcaAGCCTGCTGCACCTGCAAGAAAATGCTCACTTCAGGAAGTCTGGACATGAAGGTATTAGACTTGCATGAGTAGTAAATAAAAACGCAGCACCAATGTGGAAAAACACATTCCAGCCATCTCTCAAAATTGATCTTCATTTATACTCTGAGCAGCATCAAAGCCTGGCATTAGCACGATTGAATGCAAAATGGGTCTTTAAAAATTTTACATTTGAGTTAAAAGCTGTTAACCTGAACGGTACACGGGGCAATGTGTCAGTTATTTACATCCTGTGCATggtatttatttttatatccaCTATTTATGTTTTTTCCTAAAGCGAATGACTACCAGCAGCAGTTCTCCTAGTCTCCTCAATGATGGTGCCAAGAACTACAGCCACAGCACTCATGGTAAGATTTTTACATTGCTCTTTGGAACAGTCATCAACACTTTACTTGAATAGTGAACACATCAGTACTCAACTCTTGGCATTTTATGTCCTCCACAGATCCAGTGAACTCCCCAACATCTTCACTGTTCAGTGATTTTGGTGCTCTTAGCATTTCCCAAAGGAGAAAGGTGAGCATACACTTTCAATCTTTGATGTGATTCCTAGAGTTACAATTATACAGTGACTTTAAAGGTTCTTTACTTTTGTGTAAGTAGGAGTAGTGGATGAATTTGACTTCTCTTCATTTTTACTTCCTCCCCTGTGTGTCTTCAGGCTCCTAATCCGGCAGCAAGTGAGTTTATCCCTAAAGGAACTCCACGAATGGCTACCATGGCTCAGTCCACTGTCCAGGCCTTCCCCTCGCCTCTCTTCCCTCATCCTGCCCTGAGCACTTCCACAGCGGCTGCACTGGCACCAGGTGAGGAGCACCACCAACAGAGAAATCCCCTTATTTTAGCCTTGTTCCATTTTTTAGATTGCTCAGTTTtgtgttccatctttaatgctgAAATTATACAGTTCATCAAGTTTGGGAATTCCCGCTAGTGTATAGCAGCACATGTGCCACTGTATAAACAATAGTAGATCTTTTTGTCTGCTGGTTTTCTTTCATGTTTATATGTTTCTAACATTAGTGACTGCCCATTTTAATAGGATATGTCATTTTGTCGTCCCCCCTTAGGAATGTCTCTGTCTGCGGGTTCTTCTCCTCTTCACTCCCCAAAAATTACACCTCACACCTCACCGGCTCCACGTCGACGTAGCCACACACCAAACCCTGCCAACTACATGGGGCCCACCACTGCCTCTGACCAGGGCGCTCACATTATCCAAAAGGAGACTGTCGGTGGAACGACCTACTTCTATACGGATAACACGCCAGCACCAATGGCTGGGATGGTATGTGTTGCAAATGGCTTTCTGTGTCTGCATTTTAGTCAGAAAGTGCTTATAGACTTTAAGCTGGGTTCACTCTGGATGACATTTGAAGTCCTAGCTGACTGTGCAGCTGTGTGGCATAATACAGTGACCTTTGAGGACAGGAGACAAGAGTGTACACTATGCTACTCTCCCCTGTAAGCTGTCCAGTTTGGTTATCCAAATCTAATCTTTGTGGTATGTTAGGTTGTATAATATAACGCAGATTTCAAACCTGATTAGAGTAAAATTTTTCAGATAATCACAGTTATTTAGGTGAGCTTCTAGTTGGAAAATTACTACATTTGTGATCACGCTGGCTTTCATTTCATAATAAACAGGAAcctgtatttttttcttgtttcattgCAGGTGTTTCCTACCTACCATATCTACCCCCCCACTGCACCCCATGTGGCTTACATGCAGCCCAAAGCGAACGCCCCGTCCTTCTTTATGGCTGATGAACTCAGACAGGTATAACTCAAACCATCCTCTCTTCTTTAATAAACATCCTTCCATTATCTCCTCTTGAGGCAATGTCCCCCATTATTTCTCCCCCAGGAGTTGATAAACAGGCATTTGATAACCATGGCCCAGATTGACCACTCAGAGAATCCAGGTAAGGGTTTCACTCTGGTCAGACTGAGCCATCAAACTACGGGCTATATTTATTTGATAAGACGTGCTGTCACTGAAATAcaattgttatatatatatatatatatatatatatatatatatatatatatatatatatatatatatatatatattcagtatGTAATATGTGCACTAATTACTTAAACAAATGCACATGTCTGTAgtggtttattttaattttttagtaTAGAAGAGTGTTGAATGGTGTTGCTTTTGTGGATTTTTTGGCCCTTGCCTTCAGTTACCCTCTTCTTTTTTGCATTAACTTGTTGGGTCAGAATGTTTTGGAAAAACTGCAGAGACCTTGGGCCAAATAGGATCTGGAACTCTTCACAACAAGTGATGAAAAACTCTTAAAAACTCTTGGAAGGGAGTCTCAAACAGCTCAGAGGTTTATTGAGTACAGCAATGTACATTGATGTAAACAAACACTGGCTCATTTCCACTTGTACATTGCCTTTTTTATTTGTGGAACTACCTCTTTTGTGGCTGTTTCTTCAACTACAAAAGCAAAATGCccagtttttggttgttttttttttgtgaaatgtgtcTTTGgctttattcagtttattcacaggtaatttttatgtttttgcaaatTGTTTTCATGCAACAATATACTTAAGAACGTTTACATGGAATTGTGAAAAGAAATCCCTGTATGCAAACATAATTTTATCCTTTAACAATGTTGGTTAAAAATGTACAACCTACATAaaattctatctttttttttttttttttagtgcatgtgcgtcgtcatttttttgtttacttcacTGAAATGGCTTGTATTTTCTACAGACGTACCATCTGAAGTGGACAGCTACCACAGCCTTTTCCCACTGGAACCCCTCCCTCCACCAAACCGTATGCAGAAGACCAGCAACTTCAGCTACATCACCTCCTGTTACAAAGCCGTCAACAGCAAGGATGACTTGCCTTACTGTTTGAGGAGGATACATGGTAAGAAGTGACGTAATATGATTAACACTAGACTTTTAAGGATGCATAACACAGAATTCACATCCTTTAAAGTGCCATAGGGATAAGTGATATAGATTATTGGATTAAATCATTGCTTACCTCTGCCTTTTTTAAAGTCGTATTAGTTGTCCTGCTAGGGTCATCTGTCTTTTGAATCAAATTGACAGACAAGTAAGATTCAGAATGTATAACACATAGAATATATTTCACGTCCTCTCACTTCCTTCAGATAGTTTAATACTTGTTTTGGGTGTCTACTGTCATTAAAAGTGCTACACCATTAGGGCGGGTATCAAACTTTAATATTGTCATGGCACTCATCAGATCACCTAGATACTACTAAGTATTGAAAACTCCTTTCATTTGATACCAAATCTAATTACCTAAGGAGTCAGTCTCATCATTGTAAATGTATGCATATTGCACAAACAgcttttatatattattaatgaAATTATGTTAGCAAACAACTTGGAAGTTATGGTAAatactgtctattatttttttatgttctaAAACTGCTGAGAGTTAGAAAATTAACAGCAAACATTTGCACCACACATGTATTCTTATATTCTTTTTGTTAAAATGGGAAATATGCTTCAAAAACACTATTGTTTAGGAACTGATGTTGAATTCAAAGCATCGGTTATTAGTGTTTTAatgcctgtgtgtgttttgtgctatAAAATGTTAGGTTTCCGCCTTGTTAACACAAAGTGCATGATGCTGGTGGACATGTGGAAGAAGATTCAGCATTCAAACTCAGTAACACTGAGGGAGGTCTTCACCACCAAGGCCTTTGGAGACCACTGTGAGTGTTTACAAGCATCCAGCCTGTACGGCATTTGTGTCTCTTCTGTATGTTCAAGGTGTAATATAAACAGTAGTTGGAGAAGCATGTAAAACATTTCATGCGCTTTGTTATAAATGTACTTTTTCCAAGCTCCACTATGTgataattttcttttaaattggtTACAGATAGTAAAAATAAATGTACATTatgtgtaact
This genomic window from Sphaeramia orbicularis chromosome 20, fSphaOr1.1, whole genome shotgun sequence contains:
- the pan3 gene encoding PAN2-PAN3 deadenylation complex subunit PAN3, with product MHHSLIISGGGSSGAMNSGLPASAAPLGGAGIPNVKVKFCRYYAKDKTCFYGDECQFLHEDPSMAGLQLHGGGSPVPLSMAGGGGTPAGYSLGGSAAACQSGGGTGVSKKNETLGPAGTSLEGQLLTIPGMEGATLSDANLTNSYFSSSFIGVNGFGSPAESKYSMMQRMTTSSSSPSLLNDGAKNYSHSTHDPVNSPTSSLFSDFGALSISQRRKAPNPAASEFIPKGTPRMATMAQSTVQAFPSPLFPHPALSTSTAAALAPGMSLSAGSSPLHSPKITPHTSPAPRRRSHTPNPANYMGPTTASDQGAHIIQKETVGGTTYFYTDNTPAPMAGMVFPTYHIYPPTAPHVAYMQPKANAPSFFMADELRQELINRHLITMAQIDHSENPDVPSEVDSYHSLFPLEPLPPPNRMQKTSNFSYITSCYKAVNSKDDLPYCLRRIHGFRLVNTKCMMLVDMWKKIQHSNSVTLREVFTTKAFGDHSLVFSYDFHAGAETMFSRHFNDPAADSYFTKRKWGQHEPPPPRQHAGLLPESLIWAYIVQLSSALRTIHTAGLACRVMDPSKILITGKTRLRVNCVGVFDVLTFDNSQTNHLALMPQYQQADLVSLGKVVLALACNSLAGIQRENLQKAMELVSINYSSDLKNLILYLLTEQSRLRSVNDIMPMIGARFYTQLDASQMRNDVIEEDLAKEVQNGRLFRLLAKLGTINERPEFQKDPTWSETGDRYLLKLFRDHLFHQVTEAGAPWIDLSHIVSCLNKLDAGVPEKISLVSRDEKSVLVVTYSDLKRCFDSTFQELQAAASGSL